The Acidobacteriota bacterium genome includes the window GCCTCCTCTTTGCGCGCGTCAGGCACCGCGTCCTCCAGGTCGAAGATCACGGCGTCGGCGCTCGAGGCAAGCGCCTTCACGCCCTTGCGCTCGTCGTGCGCCGGTGCAAAGAGATAGGTGACGGCCACTCTGTTAATCGCCAGCGGGCCCGGTGAACTGCGTCCGCGCGGTGGGCGGCACATGCCCGCGCTTGTACACCATGAACGTGCGCTTGAACTCGATCACGACGCTGTTGTCCTGCTTGAAGCCGGTCGTCTTGACGCGGACGATCCCGACGGCGGGCCGCGACCTGGATTCGCGCTTCTCCAGGACCTCGCTGCGCGAGTACACGGTGTCGCCCTCGAATAACGGGTTCGGCAGCCGGACTTCGTCCCACCCGAGGTTCGCCATGGCGTTCTGCGAGACGTCCATCACGGACTGGCCGGTCACGAGCGCGAGCGTGAACGTCGAGTCCACGAGCGGGCGGCCGAATTCGGTTCCTGCCGCGTACGCATGATCGAAGTGGATCGGGTTCGTGTTCATGGTCAGGAGGGTGAACCAGACATTGTCGGCGGAGAGCACCGTCCGTCCCAGCGGATGAACATAGATGTCTCCCACCTCGAAGTCCTCGAACACCCGGCCCGTCCAGCCTTCCTTCGTCGCCATGGGTTCCCTCGATCAGATGATGCCGGCCTGCCGCCACGCGGCAATCGTGGAGGCATCCACGCCGATTTCCCGCAGAATCGCGTCCGTATGTTCGCCCACCTCTGGAATCGGCCTCATCACCGGCTCGACGCCCTCGAACGTCATGGGCGGTATCAACGCCCGGATGCGGCCGTTGGGCGCCTCGACGTCGCGCCAGCGGCTGCGGGCGGCGAGTTGCGGATGCTCGAGGAATTCCTGGACCGTGTTCATGCGCGCGTTCGCGATCTGAGCGCGATCCAGGCGTTCGATCACGTCCTCGGCCGACAGGGACGCAAAGACCTCCACGATCATCGCGTCCAGGCGCTCGCGGTACTGCACGCGCGCCGAGTTTGAACTGAAGTGCGGGTGGCCGGCGATCTCCGGGCGTTCGATCACCAGCTCGCAGAACCGTTTCCATTCGCGTTCGTTCTGGATGCCGAGGTACACCACCCTGCCGTCGCCGCTCGCGTACGGTCCGTACGGGGCGATCGCGGCGTGGCTCGCCCCGGTTCGTGGGGGCGGAACGCCGCCGTAGCACGTGTAGTACATCGGGTATCCCATCCACTCGCTCAAGGCCTCGAGCAGGGAGACTTCCACTTTCGTGCCCTGCCCCGTCTGCGCGCGCATGAGCAATGCGGTCAGCACCGCGGAAAAGGCGTACATGCCGGACGCGATGTCCGCGATGGAGATGCCGACTTTCGACGGGACCTGCTCCGTGCCGGTGATGGAGAGAAGGCCCGTCTCGCTCTGGATCAGCAGGTCGTACGCCTTCTTGTCGCGGTAAGGACCGGACGTACCGTAGCCGGAGATGTCGCAGATGATCAACCGGGGAAATTCCGCCCGCAGGTCTTCGGCGCAGATGCCGAGCCGCTCGAGGGCGCCTGGCGCGAGATTGTGGATGAACACGTCGGCTCGCGACAGCAGCCGGCGCAGCACCTCGATGCCCTCAGGGCATTTCAGGTTCAGCGTGAGCGACTCTTTCGATCGATTGAGCCACACGAAGTGGCTCGCCAGGCCATTGACCGTCGCGTCGTAGGCCCGCGCGAAGTCACCCACGCCCGGCCGCTCGATCTTGATCACGCGGGCCCCCAGGTCCGCGAGCTGCCGGCTCGCAAACGGCGCGGCGACCGCGTGCTCCACCGACACGGCTGTCACGCCCTCCAGCGGCAACATCAGAACGACCTCGGCAAGTGCAGCACGTGTTCGGCCAGGTATGCCAGTATCAGGTTCGTCGAGATCGGCGCGACTTGATACAGTCGCGTCTCCCGGAACTTCCGCTCGATATCGTACTCCTCGGCAAACCCGTATCCGCCGTGGGTCTGCACCGCCACGTTCGCCGCCTCCCAGGACGCGTCGGCTGCCAGCAGCTTCGCCATATTCGCCTCGGGCCCGCATGGCTGATTCGCGTCAAACTGGCCGGCGGCCCGGTACCGCATCAGGTCAGCCGCTTCGATGTGCGCGTACGCGCGCGCGATGGGAAACTGCACCCCCTGGTTCTGGCCGATTGGGCGTCCGAACACCACCCGCTCCTGCGAATACCGGCACACGCGTTCGATGAACCAGTGTCCATCCCCGATGCACTCGGCGGCAATCAGGATCCGCTCGGCATTCAACCCGTCCAGCAGGTAGCGGAAGCCTTTGCCTTCCTCGCCGATCAGGTTCTCGACCGGCACTTCGAGGTCGTCCAGGAACAGCTCG containing:
- a CDS encoding CoA transferase — protein: MLPLEGVTAVSVEHAVAAPFASRQLADLGARVIKIERPGVGDFARAYDATVNGLASHFVWLNRSKESLTLNLKCPEGIEVLRRLLSRADVFIHNLAPGALERLGICAEDLRAEFPRLIICDISGYGTSGPYRDKKAYDLLIQSETGLLSITGTEQVPSKVGISIADIASGMYAFSAVLTALLMRAQTGQGTKVEVSLLEALSEWMGYPMYYTCYGGVPPPRTGASHAAIAPYGPYASGDGRVVYLGIQNEREWKRFCELVIERPEIAGHPHFSSNSARVQYRERLDAMIVEVFASLSAEDVIERLDRAQIANARMNTVQEFLEHPQLAARSRWRDVEAPNGRIRALIPPMTFEGVEPVMRPIPEVGEHTDAILREIGVDASTIAAWRQAGII
- a CDS encoding MaoC family dehydratase, whose protein sequence is MATKEGWTGRVFEDFEVGDIYVHPLGRTVLSADNVWFTLLTMNTNPIHFDHAYAAGTEFGRPLVDSTFTLALVTGQSVMDVSQNAMANLGWDEVRLPNPLFEGDTVYSRSEVLEKRESRSRPAVGIVRVKTTGFKQDNSVVIEFKRTFMVYKRGHVPPTARTQFTGPAGD